The following DNA comes from Anaerostipes rhamnosivorans.
ACAGCCAGGTCTTTACCACAGGGGCAAACTTCCAGACTGCCGTAGATATTAAAGTCTTGCAGGGTGAGCGCATGATGGCCAAAGAGAATAAGGTCATCGGAAACTTCCGGTTAAAGGGCATCAAACGTGCCGTGAGGGGAGTGCCTCAGATCGAGGTGACCTTCGATATCGATGTCAACGGGATCCTGAAAGTGTCGGCAAAAGATCTGGGAACGGGCAAGGAGCAGAGTGTCGTGATCACTTCGAGTTCCAATATGTCTGAGGACGAGATTGAACAGGCCATCCGTGACGCACAGGAAAATGCAGCGTTTGACGAGGAGCACAAAGAGGCAGTTCAGGCCTACCACGAGGCAGAGCAGGCCCTTGCACAGGCAGAACAGTATCTTGTCGAACACAAGAAGGATATTGAAAAAGAAAAAAAGAAAGCCATCAAGGATGCGGCCACTTCTATGAAAAAGGCCATGAAGCATGTGAAGATTGATAAGATCAACGGGGAGCAGGCGGCGGAACTGAATGCGGCAAAAGAGGAACTGCTTTCTGTCTTTCCGGAAGCTTAGAATATAGTATTCTATAATATAGTAGGAACCGTTCTTTTAAAAGAGCAGGTTCCTATTCTATTTTATGAGGTTTTTTGGAGAGAAATTTAAAAAAACGTAAGTTGTATAATGAAATTGAACTAAAGGAGAAGTCCTAGTTCGGTTTCATTTTTTTGATTTAGGCAGTGAAGTGATTGCCAGATTGAATTAAATAAAAAAAGAGATTCCAAGTTGGCGCTTGAAACCTCTTTGGGACTTATCTTTCGATAAGACAATATAATAACAACTTTATTCTAAAGTATTATGTCTTAGAAATCAAGGAACGTTCGTTCTAAAAATCCCATTTTAATTTCGGAAATACTGTGAACATTGACAACTGAATGAGTGCCGTCTGAGGATATAGTAATGTCGTACATAGAAATGTGTTTGAGACTTTTAAGTTGGTTTTATGTATTACCGAGATAACGCCAGCGTTGGCTGGGCTGTAAGGGATATTGCAGAATAATACGTGCCTTTAAGAGAGTAGGGAATAAACCGTGGGCATAGGAAAGACAAGACAGAGAACAGCACCGCCTCATTCCCAGAGGTAAAAGGGAGGAAGGAGGTTCAATTACAGATTATTTTAAAAATACTTTTTTTAGATTGCTTAATGGCATAAACAATAAAATCATTCATTTTATTCTCTATCCCCATAGATGTTATTAAGCAATCTATATATTTCTATAAATCTAAGATAATTATATTTAGTAAATTATTTTAGGTTTGTAGAAAAAAATCACAACTGCAAAAAAGAAGAATAAAAAATCAAAATCAACGACCGAAGACACCCAAAAGACGACAAGTGGCCACGGCCTACGACAACCAGAAAGCTGAAACCGACTACAACGGAGCGGTTCGATGTAAATTATGGTCCTGAATAGGAGGAGAATTATGGAGAAAATCATAAACGTTTTATTTATAGGAAATATTATTCTTTATATATTCATATTTTTAGAGTATTTAATATATCTAAAAAAGAATAATGAAAGTATTCTGGAGGATAGAAATTTTGCAATGTTGGTATCTGGAATGTCATTTCTTCTAACTATGTCTCTGGCATTAAAATGGAGATAGGAGTAAAAAAGCATTGGGAAAATACTAAAAGATAAGAATAAAACAAAAATTAGAATTTAAGGAGGAGATATGACAATTATTTACTTTGTTGTTTTGTCTATTGTGATTATGTTTTTAGGCATGTTGATTTGTATTTGTGTAGATTTTTTTAGTCTTAATGAATCTATTTTATCCGTATTTTGTGTTATTATCATGGGTGTTTTGTCTTTTAGTCTGTCTCTTTCCATTTCAAATGTTGACAAACAGAAAAAGGAAGAAATAAAACAATCTCTAAGTTCCATAGAGAATAAATTGTCATCTGGATATTCATTAAAATATGAGGATGATGTAATTACTTCAAAGGGAACCAAAAAAGATGTATTGAGGGAATATGAAAAGTCCCCATCTGATTATTATATAGATTATGATGCTAAAGATAAAATTGTAAAAATAATTAAAAAATAGAGAAGTGAGAGGAGTATTATGGGAAAAGTTTTATTTTCAATGAATTTTATAGTTTTATATTATTATTTATTGATATAAAGGAGGGAAAAAATATGAGGATTCGAGAGCCGCCTAATAATACGACATTTGGAAGCAGATTCTACTTGCTGGAAAATGCCGTAAACTAGGGGTTTGGGGAGCGTAACTCCCCAAGTAGAGAATAATTAAAAGAATGAAGAAATATCAAAATTATTAAAGGAGGAAAATTAATGAATTTAAAACATGTAATACCAGATATGGAGAAAACATTTGGAACTCTGGAATTTGCCGGAGAAGGAGAAGTTGAACAGGGTCGGGTAAATAATCGTATGACTGTTATTGGTCGTACATATAATCTGTTTTCTGAGGTGCAGAAAGCAGATGATGTTATGGTTTTACTCCCTGCTTCGGTGGGAGAGAAACATTTTGAATTTGAAGAAAAGGTAAAACTGGTAAATCCACGTATTGTGGCAGAAGGATACAACATTAATGGTCGTGGATTTACAAAATACAAAATGTTGGCAGATGACATGGTAAAAGCGTAAGAAGGAGGAAAATATGAGATTACCAGAGGGAATTGTAGTAGATAAAGAAAGGACGTTTGGGCAACTAAAGTTTTCGGCATTACGCCGGGAGGTTCGGTTGACAAATGAGGATGGAACAGTATCAGATGAAATTAAAGAACGCACTTATGATCTGAAATGCAGGGAACAAGGCTGCATGATTCAAGTTAGTATCCCGGCTGATGTGCCTGTGAAAGAATACGAATATAATTCGTTTGTTGAATTGATAAATCCTGTTATTGATACCGTTGCGAATGCAACATTTAGAGGTGCCGATGTTGACTGGTATCTAAAAGCGGATGATATTGTTTTGAAAGGAAAAGGGCAGAATAATTCAAATCAACCACCTAAAAAAGAGGTGTCGGGAAAGAAGGAATAAAAAAAATGAGTAATATTATAATCTTGGATCAATATATCAAGGATTTTGAAAGTGTTGTGTTACCAGAATTTAAATCTAGGGCAGAAGAGTTGCTCTATGATGCTGTGGAAACTTGTGATCCGGGTGAGAATCTTGAAGTTTCTGTAGAAAGCGATATGTGTAAGGATCACATAGAGCATATTTTTCGGTTTTACGAACAGCCAGACGAAGAAACAGGCGGCCTTGTAATCTGTTATGGAGGATTTTATTAAAAAAATGAGATTTTTTGCAAAAGGAAAGCGGATCAGGATAAGAGATAAAAACCTGATCTTTTCTTTTGTCTTTTTTTTGCTATCTCCTATCTTCCTTAGCGTTTTTTTGCTATTGAATTGGTGGCAAATTTCGGATTTTAGTGGGATTAGTTTGCATAACTTGGACCAGATCAAATGGAATATCAATTTTCCGTTTGTCCTTTTTTCTTTCTGTGTGACTGTACTTGTCTGTGTGGCGGTTGCATGGTCTTATCATTATTTTCGGATAGATCAATGGAAACAACGGGTGCATCGTCAGGAAATAGCCCGGATGTTGCTTCAAAATGGATGGTATGAATCAGAGGCGGTACAGTCTCAGGATTCGTTTTTTAAAGATCTTCCGGGCGGTAGTAAAAGCAAAGAGAAGATTACATATTTTCCCAAAGTCTATTATACGCTGGATAATGGAATTATCCGAATTAATGTAAGAATCACGATGGGAAAATATCAAGATCAACTTTTGCATTTGGAAAAGAAATTGGAAACGGGGCTATTTTGTGAGTTGATTGTAAAAGAACTTAAGGAATCCTATGTGGAGTACGAGCTTTTGTATGATACGATTGGAAGCCGGATCAGTATAGAAGAAATGGAGATTTCAAACGGCTGTCTAAAATTAATGGATAATGTTTACTGGGAATATGACACATTGCCACATATGTTGATTGCTGGAGCGACTGGAGGAGGGAAGACGTATTTTCTTCTTTGTATCATTTGGATGTTACTTCATACAAATGCTGTGTTGACGATTCTTGATCCGAAAAATGCCGATCTTGCCGATTTGGAAACGGTTCTGCCAGATGTTCATCACAGGAAAGAAGAAATGATTTCTTGTATTGAACACTTTTGTGATGAAATGCTAGAAAGGAACGAAGCAATGAAGCGGATGCCGGGTTATAAGACCGGGGAAAATTATGCCTATTTAGGCTTGGAGCCACATTTCCTCGTCTTTGACGAATATGTGGCTTTTATGAATTTGTTAGGGAATAAGGCAAGTATGCCAGTAATGGAGAAATTGAACCAGATTGCGATGTTGGGTCGGCAGTCTGGTTATTTTATTATCTTAGCTTGTCAAAGACCAGACGCAAAATATCTACAAGATGGGATGCGTGACCAGTTCAATTTTCGTGTGGCATTAGGCCGCATGAGTGAATTAGGCTACTCCATGATGTTTGGAGAGCAGGATAAGGATTTCTTTTTCAAGCGGACAAAAGGCCGTGGATATGTAGATGCTGGAAATGGGGTCATTTCTGAGTTTTATACTCCGTTAGTCCCAAAAGGATATGATTTTTTAAGGGAAATCGGGAAATTACAAAGACAAAGAGTCGGACAACACAAAGAAAGGATAGAAGAATGATCGAAAAGAATGTGGAATTTCTAAAAATCACAGTTGGGTATTTGGATACAGAAGAAAGGATGTGTGGTCTTTGCGTTAATTACGGGCAGTTTGCAGAAGATATGTATAAGATTATGGATTCCGAAGTTTTACAATGCCTGTTGACTTATGCTGGAAGTAAGAGTTTGAAAGAATATTTCTCTGACAACGTGCATGATCTTCTGGCGGAAGTATTGGATAAAAAAGGGGAATTCTCTGATCGGTTTTATTTAAGATTAGGGGAAGCTGTTTGTGATTTTGAATTATCTTTTCCCAATCAAGACAGCGATCTTTCCAAAGAAGAGAAGAAAATTTTGGAAGATGTTGATGTGATCTTGCGGTATCTTAGGGTCCGTATGTAAGTAAATAGGTAGCACAGGCGGCACAGGCGGCGTGCGAAGCGGAAGCCGTAGGTGTCGCCTGTTGCTGGTGCGGCTTGCCGCACCAGCAAATTAAAACCCCCGGACACTAACAGGGGGGTACAAATGCAACTGTCAACAGTCTAAAAGTCCTGTAAACATCAGGGCTTAGAGGACTTTTTCAGGGTGTCAACAAGAATGCCTCTAGTTGACACTTTTTTTTTAATTGAGAATTGGGAGGTATGAATGAATGCATGGGTACAAGAATTTAGAAAAAAGCGTCTTGATTACGGTATTTCGCAAAGCAAACTTTCCGTGGCACTAGGAATTAGTCGACAGTACCTAAATCAAATTGAAGGTGGAAAAGCTGTTCCACCGGATGATACAAAAAAAGTGATGGAAGAAATTTTGGAAAGGTTTAATCCAGAAGCGTCGCTGACACTTCTTTTTGATTACGTAAAAGTTCGATTTCCAACGACGGAAGTCGAATGGATCATCAAAGAAATTTTGAAACTGAATATTGATTTTATGGTGCATGAAGATCATGCACCAAACAATTATCAAGAAAGTTATGTTATCGGAAATATTTTTATCATGGCATCGGATGATGTAGAGAAAGGAGTGTTGCTAGAGTTAAAAGGAAAGGGATGTCGGCAGTATGAAAGCTTCTTGGAAGCACAAGGCCGATCGTGGTTTGATTTTTTTCAAGCTTGTATGTCGGTTAAAGCCGTCATGAAACGGCTTGATTTGGCGATCAATGATATGACCGGGATCTTGAGTGTACCAGAACTGACAAGGAAATGTCAGGATCGTGAGTGTATTACAAGGTTTCGTACCTTTAAGTCTTATCGCTCCGGAGAATTGATTAGAAACAGAGAAGAAGATCGTTTGGGAATGGGAAATACACTCTATATTGGATCCTTAAAATCGGATGTTTACATCTGTTTATATGAGAAAGATTATGAGCAGTATATCAAGTTTGGTATTCCCGTAGATGAAACGCCCATCAAAAATCGGTTTGAGCTAAGACTTAAAGATGATCGGGCACAGCATACTGTAGAGGATCTTTTATATCGTTACGATCTGGAAACAACAGTCTTTTCAATTATTAATTATTATATCCGGTTTATAGACCGGGATGATACAAAACGCCGGGCGGATTGGAAAACGAATATTCGTTGGGCGTGTTTTATTGGAGAAAACCGGGGAAAGTTAAAACTTACAACTGCCCCGGAACCATACACATTGGATAGGACAATGAATTGGATTGCTAGACAGGTAGCTCCGACTTTAAAGATGGTTTTAGGTCTGGATGCCATACGGGAGACAGACCTATTGAATGAAATGGTAGAACATGCGGAATTGACAAAGAAGCAAAAGAAAATATTGGAACAGGAAAAAGCCTCCATTGAGGAGGTGATTTTAATGTAGTTGAAAAATGGAAAATTAACGTAACTAAAAATTAATGAGATAATAATAGAAAGGAAATAGAAAATGAATTTTGGTGCAAACATTCAGAGTTGGTTGACTAGTAATTTACAGCCTTTAGTGTTAGTTGGTATCTCTGTTATTGGTGTTTATCTACTTTTTAAAAGAGAGATGACGAAACTTTTGGGGTTTGGCGTTGTTGCTCTTATTGCGGTAGGTTTAGTATTCAATACGGCGGGCGTAAAAACATTGTTATTAAATCTGTTTAAGAAAATTATAGGATAGAGGGGGAAGTAAAAAATGGATCAGGAATGTCGAATTTATCCTGAATGTAAGTCTATGGAGGAGTTGGCTTATCGAAAACTTATTATAGATGGGGAATTAGGAGATATTCCGGATCCCATCCGAAAATACATAGATTATGCAGACTATGGAGATTTCTTGTACCGAACAGGAAATTATGAAGTAACAGACTATGGAATCTGCGAATATAAAAGATAAGCCAAAACAAAAAAATGAGATTCCC
Coding sequences within:
- a CDS encoding antirestriction protein, coding for MDQECRIYPECKSMEELAYRKLIIDGELGDIPDPIRKYIDYADYGDFLYRTGNYEVTDYGICEYKR
- a CDS encoding YdcP family protein → MRLPEGIVVDKERTFGQLKFSALRREVRLTNEDGTVSDEIKERTYDLKCREQGCMIQVSIPADVPVKEYEYNSFVELINPVIDTVANATFRGADVDWYLKADDIVLKGKGQNNSNQPPKKEVSGKKE
- the mobT gene encoding MobT family relaxase, which gives rise to MNAWVQEFRKKRLDYGISQSKLSVALGISRQYLNQIEGGKAVPPDDTKKVMEEILERFNPEASLTLLFDYVKVRFPTTEVEWIIKEILKLNIDFMVHEDHAPNNYQESYVIGNIFIMASDDVEKGVLLELKGKGCRQYESFLEAQGRSWFDFFQACMSVKAVMKRLDLAINDMTGILSVPELTRKCQDRECITRFRTFKSYRSGELIRNREEDRLGMGNTLYIGSLKSDVYICLYEKDYEQYIKFGIPVDETPIKNRFELRLKDDRAQHTVEDLLYRYDLETTVFSIINYYIRFIDRDDTKRRADWKTNIRWACFIGENRGKLKLTTAPEPYTLDRTMNWIARQVAPTLKMVLGLDAIRETDLLNEMVEHAELTKKQKKILEQEKASIEEVILM
- a CDS encoding FtsK/SpoIIIE domain-containing protein, whose protein sequence is MEDFIKKMRFFAKGKRIRIRDKNLIFSFVFFLLSPIFLSVFLLLNWWQISDFSGISLHNLDQIKWNINFPFVLFSFCVTVLVCVAVAWSYHYFRIDQWKQRVHRQEIARMLLQNGWYESEAVQSQDSFFKDLPGGSKSKEKITYFPKVYYTLDNGIIRINVRITMGKYQDQLLHLEKKLETGLFCELIVKELKESYVEYELLYDTIGSRISIEEMEISNGCLKLMDNVYWEYDTLPHMLIAGATGGGKTYFLLCIIWMLLHTNAVLTILDPKNADLADLETVLPDVHHRKEEMISCIEHFCDEMLERNEAMKRMPGYKTGENYAYLGLEPHFLVFDEYVAFMNLLGNKASMPVMEKLNQIAMLGRQSGYFIILACQRPDAKYLQDGMRDQFNFRVALGRMSELGYSMMFGEQDKDFFFKRTKGRGYVDAGNGVISEFYTPLVPKGYDFLREIGKLQRQRVGQHKERIEE
- a CDS encoding YdcP family protein; the encoded protein is MNLKHVIPDMEKTFGTLEFAGEGEVEQGRVNNRMTVIGRTYNLFSEVQKADDVMVLLPASVGEKHFEFEEKVKLVNPRIVAEGYNINGRGFTKYKMLADDMVKA